A window of the Brassica oleracea var. oleracea cultivar TO1000 chromosome C1, BOL, whole genome shotgun sequence genome harbors these coding sequences:
- the LOC106307776 gene encoding uncharacterized protein LOC106307776, with protein sequence MGCTSSKLDDLPAVALCRERCSFLEAAIHQRYLLSESHVAYTNSLRGIGHSLHLFINHHHRFVASGGANGGGGDSPRLNLPPHRKGDPDEEEKSPKKAKLPSGSGSDSGHLEFDSDSDEDDDYDDEEGHLDLDSDSLHHLSPQHHHHLNHFPIHEPYMDQQQQQQQPGYNPYPNPEMMTHHQQLPPPSAYSGGSYMHMNYMKNKSMPPSVIYEQRPSSPQRVYEGESSSSSSYNHYPPNYYGYSNTGPGPGPGYYGSSSSSGATTKPPPPPPSPPRSNGWDFLNPFDTYYPPYTPSRDSRELREEEGIPELEEDDSQYEVVKEVHGRPKFAGGGGGGSGGNNQPPPAAVYREEPPLTSPSPPPVVDKSGASTSGGGDAAMYQSRPSVSVEKKGVEYEVHVVEKKTVVEDAGNEERRSNAAAPRGGGGGGGPRAVHEVAKEIETQFVKAAESGSEIAKLLEVGKHPYGRKHVSKLLHPSLPSTSGGGSSAPAAAAAVTAPPTYADIEEELASRSRNLSSTLHKLHLWEKKLYHEVKAEEKLRVAHEKKLRKLKRLDERGAEATKVDTTRKLVRDMSTKIRIAIQVVDKISVTINKIRDEDLWPQLNALIQGLTRMWKAMLECHQTQSQAIREARGLGPIRASKKLGEEHLEATSLLGHELINWILGFSSWVSAQKGYVRELNKWLMKCLLYEPEETPDGIAPFSPGRIGAPPIFVICNQWSQALDRISEKEVIEAMRSFTTSVLQLWEQDRLETTAMGQGDAEKRVRNMDREEQRIHREIQALEKKMVLVAPGDGLSLSGNAVYQSDTSNDSLQGSLQRIFEAMERFTGESVRAYDDLLVRAEEETAPREVESDED encoded by the exons ATGGGCTGTACAAGCTCCAAGCTCGACGATCTCCCGGCGGTTGCTCTCTGCCGCGAACGCTGCTCCTTCCTAGAAGCAGCCATCCATCAGCGTTACCTATTATCCGAATCCCACGTGGCGTACACCAACTCGCTCAGAGGAATCGGCCACTCGCTCCACCTCTTCATCAACCACCACCACCGCTTCGTCGCTTCCGGCGGCGCTAACGGCGGAGGAGGTGACTCTCCGAGACTCAACCTCCCTCCTCACAGAAAAGGCGACCCCGACGAAGAAGAAAAATCCCCTAAAAAAGCAAAACTACCTTCCGGTTCGGGTTCTGACTCGGGTCATCTCGAATTCGATTCGGATTCAGACGAAGACGACGACTATGACGATGAAGAAGGCCACCTCGATTTGGATTCGGACTCTTTACATCACCTCTCTCCTCAACACCACCACCATCTAAACCATTTCCCGATACACGAACCTTACATGGACCAACAACAACAACAACAACAACCGGGTTATAACCCGTACCCGAATCCGGAAATGATGACTCATCATCAGCAGCTTCCTCCTCCTTCTGCTTACTCGGGAGGAAGTTATATGCATATGAATTACATGAAGAACAAGTCCATGCCTCCTTCAGTGATCTATGAGCAAAGACCAAGCAGTCCTCAAAGAGTCTACGAAGGTGAATCATCATCATCATCATCTTACAATCATTATCCTCCTAATTATTACGGATACTCAAATACCGGACCCGGACCCGGACCCGGTTACTACGGTTCTTCTTCTTCGAGTGGTGCTACCACTAAACCGCCTCCGCCTCCTCCGTCGCCGCCTAGGTCCAACGGCTGGGATTTTTTGAATCCGTTCGATACTTACTACCCTCCGTACACTCCGAGCCGTGACTCGAGGGAGCTTAGGGAGGAAGAAGGTATACCGGAGCTGGAGGAGGACGATTCGCAGTACGAGGTTGTTAAGGAAGTTCACGGCAGACCGAAGTTCGCCGGCGGCGGCGGCGGCGGCAGTGGTGGTAATAACCAACCGCCTCCCGCCGCCGTGTACAGAGAAGAGCCTCCGTTGACTTCTCCGTCTCCTCCGCCGGTTGTCGATAAATCAGGGGCCAGCACTAGCGGCGGCGGAGATGCGGCGATGTATCAGAGTAGGCCGAGCGTGTCGGTGGAGAAGAAAGGCGTGGAGTACGAAGTGCACGTTGTAGAGAAGAAGACGGTTGTTGAAGACGCTGGCAACGAAGAGAGACGGAGCAATGCTGCGGCGCCACGTGGCGGTGGAGGAGGAGGTGGGCCACGTGCGGTGCACGAGGTCGCTAAAGAGATTGAGACTCAGTTCGTGAAGGCTGCGGAGTCAGGAAGCGAGATCGCTAAGCTGCTTGAAGTGGGGAAGCATCCTTACGGTCGTAAACATG TTTCTAAATTGTTACATCCTTCGCTACCTTCTACCTCTGGAGGAGGATCTTCTGCTCCTGCTGCTGCTGCTGCTGTTACTGCGCCGCCTACTTACGCAGACATCGAGGAAGAACTTGCGTCAAGGTCGAGGAATCTTTCTTCCACGTTGCATAAGCTTCATCTATGGGAGAAGAAGCTTTACCATGAAGTGAAG GCTGAGGAGAAGTTGCGCGTGGCTCACGAGAAGAAGCTAAGGAAGCTAAAGCGTTTGGATGAAAGAGGTGCTGAAGCTACCAAAGTAGACACAACTCGTAAACTAGTGAGAGACATGTCAACGAAGATAAGGATTGCGATTCAGGTTGTTGATAAAATCTCTGTGACGATTAATAAGATTAGAGACGAAGATCTATGGCCGCAACTTAATGCATTGATTCAAGG GCTTACAAGAATGTGGAAAGCAATGCTTGAGTGTCATCAAACTCAGTCTCAAGCCATCAGGGAAGCTCGAGGGCTAGGTCCCATAAGAGCAAGCAAGAAACTCGGTGAAGAGCATCTAGAAGCAACTAGTTTGTTAGGACACGAGCTTATTAACTGGATACTAGGATTCTCTAGCTGGGTCAGCGCTCAGAAAGGCTACGTGAGAGAGTTAAACAAATGGCTCATGAAGTGTCTTCTCTACGAGCCCGAGGAGACGCCAGACGGCATCGCTCCTTTCTCACCTGGTCGTATCGGAGCCCCACCGATCTTTGTGATATGCAACCAGTGGTCTCAAGCTCTGGACAGGATATCCGAGAAGGAAGTTATCGAGGCGATGCGTAGCTTCACCACGAGCGTGCTTCAGCTCTGGGAGCAAGATCGGTTGGAGACGACGGCGATGGGGCAGGGGGATGCGGAGAAGAGAGTTAGGAACATGGACAGGGAGGAGCAGAGGATACATAGAGAGATTCAAGCGCTGGAGAAGAAGATGGTTCTGGTGGCACCTGGTGATGGTCTTTCTTTGTCTGGGAACGCTGTCTACCAGAGTGATACTAGCAACGATAGTTTGCAAGGGAGCTTGCAGCGGATTTTTGAAGCTATGGAGAGATTCACTGGTGAATCTGTGAGGGCTTATGATGATCTCTTGGTGCGTGCTGAAGAAGAAACTGCTCCACGAGAAGTTGAGTCGGATGAGGACTAA
- the LOC106341872 gene encoding kynurenine formamidase, which translates to MGESKLTMAVPPLLLLTLLSLPSLLIHAAISDAYPTIPGTAPIDGGFSDELKPIRREVYGEGKIFDISHRYTPEMPAWESKEGIGRFLWLAASMKNGSLANNSEMKIPTHTGTHVDSPGHVYDEYYDAGFDVDSLDLQVLNGPALLVDVPRNKNITAEVMKSLNIPRGVRRVLFRTLNTDRRLMFKKEFDTSYVGFMKDGAQWLVDNTDIKLVGVDYLSVAAYDDLIPSHLVFLKGRETILVEGLKLDDVKAGVYSVHCLPLRLVGAEGSPIRCILIS; encoded by the exons ATGGGGGAGAGCAAACTAACAATGGCAGTTCCTCCACTTCTCCTCCTCACACTCCTCTCCCTCCCTTCTCTTCTCATCCACGCCGCCATCTCCGATGCTTACCCCACCATTCCCGGAACCGCTCCGATCGACGGAGGTTTCTCCGATGAACTCAAACCCATCCGCCGTGAGGTCTACGGCGAAGGCAAAATCTTCGACATCAGCCACCGCTACACGCCGGAGATGCCGGCGTGGGAGTCAAAAGAAGGAATCGGACGGTTTCTATGGCTAGCCGCGAGCATGAAGAACGGGTCGCTCGCTAACAACTCCGAGATGAAGATCCCGACTCACACTGGGACCCACGTCGATTCGCCTGGACACGTGTACGATGAGTATTACGACGCTGGGTTCGATGTAGACTCGCTTGATCTCCAAGTCTTAAACG GTCCTGCGTTGTTGGTTGATGTTCCAAGGAACAAGAACATAACTG CCGAAGTGATGAAGTCTCTTAACATACCAAGAGGAGTCCGTCGTGTGCTTTTCAGAACATTGAATACTGACAG GCGTCTGATGTTCAAGAAGGAGTTTGATACAAGCTATGTCGGATTCATGAAGGACGGCGCACAATGGTTGGTAGACAACACTGACATCAAACTTGTTG GGGTTGATTATCTATCAGTAGCTGCATATGATGATCTGATTCCGTCCCACCTAGTATTCCTAAAAGGCCGA GAGACTATACTGGTGGAGGGATTGAAGCTGGATGATGTGAAGGCAGGAGTCTACTCTGTTCATTGCTTACCTCTAAGACTTGTTGGAGCAGAAGGGTCTCCAATTCGCTGCATCCTCATCAGTTGA
- the LOC106316591 gene encoding probable serine/threonine-protein kinase At4g35230, producing MGCCQSLCSDEHQPLGKDGVQPTQATQNHRGGATTADNGGAGGVAGGGIPSFSEFSFSDLKAATNNFSSDNIVSESGEKAPNLVYKGRLQNRRWIAVKKFTKMAWPDPKQFAEEAWGVGKFRHNRLANLIGYCCDGDERLLVAEFMPNDTLAKHLFHWENQTIEWAMRLRVGYYIAEALDYCSTEGRPLYHDLNAYRVLFDEDGDPRLSCFGLMKNSRDGKSYSTNLAYTPPEYLRNGRVTPESVTYSFGTVLLDLLSGKHIPPSHALDMIRGKNIILLMDSHLEGKFSTEEATVVVELASQCLQYEPRERPNTKDLVATLAPLQTKSDVPSYVMLGIKKHEEAPSTPQRPLSPLGEACSRMDLTAIHQILVMTHYRDDEGTNELSFQEWTQQMKDMLDARKRGDQAFREKDFKTAIDCYSQFIDVGTMVSPTVFGRRSLCYLLCDQPDAALRDAMQAQCVYPDWPTAFYMQSVALAKLNMNTDAADMLNEASQLEEKRQRGSGK from the exons ATGGGTTGTTGCCAATCCTTGTGTTCGGATGAACACCAGCCGCTCGGGAAAGATGGAGTTCAACCGACGCAAGCGACTCAAAACCACCGCGGCGGCGCCACGACGGCTGACAACGGCGGAGCTGGTGGTGTAGCTGGAGGAGGAATCCCGTCTTTCTCAGAGTTCTCTTTCTCCGACCTCAAAGCAGCTACAAACAACTTCAGCTCCGACAACATCGTGTCGGAAAGCGGCGAGAAAGCCCCAAATCTCGTCTACAAAGGCCGGCTTCAGAACCGCCGTTGGATCGCCGTCAAGAAGTTCACTAAGATGGCTTGGCCTGATCCTAAACAATTCGCG GAAGAAGCATGGGGTGTTGGAAAATTCAGACATAACCGGTTAGCGAATCTGATTGGTTACTGTTGTGACGGAGACGAGAGGCTTCTCGTTGCTGAGTTCATGCCTAACGATACACTCGCTAAGCATTTGTTCCATT GGGAGAATCAGACGATTGAGTGGGCTATGAGGTTGCGAGTAGGATATTACATAGCCGAAGCTTTGGATTATTGTAGCACAGAGGGTCGTCCTTTGTACCATGATTTAAATGCTTACAGGGTTCTCTTTGATGAG GATGGTGATCCTCGTCTCTCGTGTTTCGGCTTGATGAAGAACAGTCGTGATGGTAAAAGTTATAGCACCAACCTAGCATATACACCACCTGAATATCTAAGAAATG GAAGAGTGACACCTGAAAGTGTTACTTACAGCTTTGGAACTGTGCTTCTTGATTTGCTTAGTGGCAAACACATCCCTCCAAGCCAT GCTCTGGATATGATACGCGGCAAGAATATTATTCTGTTGATGGATTCACACCTCGAAGGAAAGTTCTCAACAGAAGAAGCTACCGTAGTTGTAGAACTCGCCTCTCAATGCTTGCAGTATGAGCCTCGAGAGAGACCTAATACCAAAGATCTTGTGGCAACGCTTGCACCATTGCAAACTAAATCAGAT GTTCCTTCTTATGTAATGCTTGGAATAAAGAAGCACGAGGAGGCACCTTCGACGCCACAGAGGCCACTTTCGCCGTTAGGTGAGGCTTGCTCGAGAATGGATCTCACAGCTATTCATCAGATCTTGGTCATGACACACTACAGAGACGATGAAGGGACAAACGAG TTATCTTTCCAAGAATGGACCCAACAGATGAAAGACATGCTTGACGCACGCAAACGTGGTGATCAAGCTTTCCGCGAGAAAGATTTCAAAACCGCCATAGACTGTTACTCACAG TTTATCGACGTAGGAACAATGGTGTCACCAACTGTATTCGGTCGGAGAAGTCTATGCTACTTACTATGCGATCAACCAGACGCAGCGCTGCGCGACGCAATGCAAGCGCAATGCGTGTATCCTGACTGGCCAACGGCTTTCTACATGCAGTCCGTGGCGTTAGCGAAGCTGAACATGAACACCGACGCAGCAGATATGTTGAACGAAGCTTCTCAGCTCGAAGAGAAGAGACAACGAGGAAGCGGCAAATGA
- the LOC106311950 gene encoding protein NLP2, translated as MEGSGGGDGGFLPNPSFGAFPETAMDMDFMEELFFDGCWLETTDGKSLKQTSGQQAPSSTNMNDNNNNNSFLYGYQFAENPSQDHISNEDTGRKLPPGFLKMEDLTNQPMTIVPFDQSAAMSSAQAEKFLLEETERGRRYWIAPRTSQGPSSSVKDRLFQAINGLKVQDKDFLIQIWVPIQQEGKNFLTTLEQPHFFNPKYKSLKRYRDVSVSYNFLADEDSKESVGLPGRVFLGKLPEWTPDVRFFRSEEYPRIKEAQRCDVRGSLALPVFESGSGICLGVVEIVTTTQKMNYRPELENICKALEAVNLRSSANMESPSSEFRQVYKQFYCAVMPEVSVFLTSVCRSYDLPLALTWAPCARQGRGGSRHSDENFSECVSTLDSACFVLDQQSHNFQEACSEHHLLQGEGIVGKAFKATKLFFVPEVTTFSKTNYPLAHHAKISGLHAALAVPLKNKFNGSVEFVLEFFFPKSCLDTEAQQKMLKSLSVTLQQDFRSLNLVIDKEMELEVVFPVREELLFSGNAETGESLKPLPLEEISQEDSSWISHMINANEKGKGVSLSWEYQKEEPKEEFMLTSGWDNNNNQIGSFLSDAEQFQKASNSGGLRLDIDPSFDSASFGVGQTLLGSRRPGEKRRTKTEKTIGLEVLRQYFAGSLKDAAKSIGVCPTTLKRICRQHGITRWPSRKIKKVGHSLKKLQLVIDSVQGVQGSIQLDSFYTSFPELSSPNNVSSTGTGTSFRNNDQPSHLNPQTENGVSPAVAPTSSPPSSSCSHSSGSSTCCSTGANQSTNTANTSNTISTLMADNAGAILKRARSEVRLRTVNQEETKSLSRTLSHRAFSEHPLLNNLPRLPESRSRSLKAGGASKVKATFGEAKVRFTLLPTWGFRELQHEIARRFNIDNNIIATFDLKYLDDDKEWVLLTCEADLEECIDIYRSSQSRTIKISVHEASQAKLGGSFGSTGPVPLL; from the exons ATGGAGGGTAGTGGTGGTGGAGATGGTGGTTTCTTACCCAATCCTAGCTTTGGTGCATTCCCTGAGACGGCTATGGATATGGACTTCATGGAAGAACTCTTCTTTGATGGATGTTGGCTTGAGACAACAGATGGTAAGAGCTTGAAGCAGACGTCTGGACAACAAGCTCCTAGCTCTACCAACATGAATGACAACAACAACAACAACTCTTTTCTTTATGGCTATCAATTTGCTGAGAACCCTTCTCAGGATCACATCTCCAACGAAGACACAGGGAGAAAGTTGCCTCCAGGTTTTCTCAAGATGGAAGATCTCACCAATCAGCCGATGACTATAGTCCCTTTTGACCAGTCTGCAGCTATGAGTTCAGCACAAGCTGAGAAGTTTCTCCTTGAAGAAACCGAGAGAGGTAGAAGATATTGGATTGCTCCAAGAACAAGCCAAGGCCCTTCTTCCTCCGTGAAAGATAGACTATTTCAAGCTATAAATGGTCTTAAGGTTCAGGACAAAGACTTCCTCATACAGATATGGGTGCCAATTCAACAGGAAGGAAAGAACTTCCTCACCACTTTGGAGCAGCCACACTTCTTCAACCCAAAATACAAAAGCCTCAAAAGATACAGAGATGTCTCAGTTTCTTATAACTTCTTGGCTGATGAGGACTCCAAGGAGTCTGTAGGTCTCCCTGGCCGTGTGTTCCTTGGGAAGCTACCTGAGTGGACACCTGATGTAAGGTTCTTCAGGAGTGAAGAGTATCCACGCATCAAAGAAGCGCAGAGATGTGATGTCCGTGGTTCATTAGCCCTTCCTGTGTTTGAAAGTGGTAGTGGGATTTGTTTGGGTGTTGTTGAGATTGTTACAACTACTCAGAAGATGAATTACAGACCGGAACTTGAGAATATCTGTAAAGCTCTCGAG GCTGTTAATCTTAGAAGTTCAGCCAACATGGAGTCTCCAAGCAGTGAG TTTCGGCAAGTCTATAAACAGTTCTACTGTGCTGTAATGCCTGAGGTATCAGTCTTTTTGACATCAGTCTGCAGATCATATGATCTGCCTCTAGCTTTAACGTGGGCACCGTGTGCTAGGCAAGGCAGAGGTGGATCCAGACATTCTGATGAGAACTTCTCAGAGTGTGTTTCAACTCTAGATTCTGCATGCTTTGTCCTTGACCAACAGAGTCATAACTTCCAAGAGGCATGCTCTGAACACCACCTCCTTCAAGGGGAAGGCATTGTGGGAAAAGCATTCAAGGCGACCAAACTTTTCTTTGTCCCTGAAGTAACTACTTTCAGCAAGACAAATTACCCTCTTGCGCACCATGCTAAGATCTCTGGCCTGCATGCCGCTTTGGCAGTTCCTTTGAAAAACAAATTCAATGGTTCGGTTGAGTTTGTGTTGGAGTTTTTCTTTCCCAAAAGTTGCCTTGACACTGAAGCGCAACAAAAAATGCTCAAGTCACTGTCTGTGACACTGCAGCAGGATTTCAGGAGCTTGAATCTTGTCATTGACAAAGAGATGGAGCTTGAAGTGGTGTTTCCCGTTAGAGAGGAGCTGCTTTTCTCAGGGAATGCAGAGACAGGAGAGAGCCTGAAACCTTTGCCTTTGGAAGAGATATCTCAGGAAGATTCATCATGGATCTCTCATATGATAAATGCTAACGAGAAGGGCAAAGGAGTGTCGCTTTCGTGGGAGTATCAGAAAGAAGAGCCAAAAGAAGAGTTCATGCTGACATCTGGCTGGGACAACAACAACAACCAGATTGGTAGCTTTCTTTCAGATGCTGAGCAGTTTCAGAAGGCTTCAAACTCAGGAGGACTTAGACTTGACATTGATCCAAGCTTTGATTCAGCTTCCTTTGGTGTTGGACAAACACTGTTAGGAAGTAGAAGACCAGGTGAAAAGAGAAGAACAAAGACAGAAAAAACAATTGGTTTAGAAGTTCTTAGACAGTACTTTGCAGGAAGCCTCAAAGATGCAGCCAAGAGCATTGGTG TTTGTCCAACCACCTTGAAAAGAATATGCAGGCAACATGGGATAACAAGATGGCCTTCAAGGAAGATCAAGAAAGTGGGGCACTCGTTAAAGAAACTCCAGCTTGTGATAGACTCTGTTCAAGGTGTTCAAGGCTCTATCCAACTTGACTCATTCTACACAAGTTTCCCTGAACTAAGCTCTCCCAATAATGTATCTAGTACTGGTACTGGCACTTCCTTCAGGAACAATGATCAGCCAAGTCATTTGAATCCTCAAACCGAGAACGGTGTTTCACCTGCTGTGGCTCCAACCTCATCACCACCATCATCTTCTTGTAGCCACAGCTCTGGTTCAAGCACATGCTGCTCAACTGGAGCTAATCAAAGCACCAATACTGCAAATACCTCAAACACTATATCCACCCTGATGGCTGATAATGCTGGAGCAATCTTGAAGAGAGCTCGTAGCGAGGTAAGACTCCGCACCGTGAACCAGGAGGAAACAAAGTCTCTCTCTAGAACCCTTAGCCACAGAGCATTCAGTGAGCATCCTCTTTTGAATAATCTACCTCGGTTGCCGGAGAGTCGTAGTAGGAGCTTGAAAGCTGGAGGAGCATCTAAAGTGAAAGCCACGTTCGGTGAGGCCAAAGTACGGTTTACTTTGCTTCCTACCTGGGGATTCAGAGAGTTGCAACACGAGATTGCTAGGCGTTTTAACATAGATAACAATATTATTGCAACCTTTGATCTTAAATACTTGGATGATGACAAAGAATGGGTTCTTCTGACGTGTGAAGCGGATCTTGAGGAATGTATCGATATCTATAGATCATCACAGAGCCGCACGATCAAGATTAGCGTTCATGAAGCTTCTCAAGCCAAGCTGGGAGGCTCTTTTGGTAGTACCGGTCCTGTTCCTTTGCTATAA
- the LOC106318047 gene encoding isocitrate dehydrogenase [NAD] regulatory subunit 1, mitochondrial, translated as MSPRSLTLLKNLARNSNASSSCIQTRSVTYMPRPGDGSPRAVTLIPGDGIGPLVTNAVEQVMEAMHAPIYFEKYDVHGEMSRVPAEVMESIRKNKVCLKGGLKTPVGGGVSSLNVQLRKELDLFASLVNCFNLPGLPTKHENVDIVVIRENTEGEYAGLEHEVVPGVVESLKVITKFCSERIAKYAFEYAYLNNRKKVTAVHKANIMKLADGLFLESCREVAKKYPGITYNEIIVDNCCMQLVAKPEQFDVMVTPNLYGNLVANTAAGIAGGTGVMPGGNVGADHAVFEQGASAGNVGKDKIVRENKANPVALLLSSAMMLRHLQFPSFADRLETAVKRVISEGNCRTKDLGGQSTTQQVVDAVIANLE; from the exons ATGTCTCCTCGATCGCTGACTCTCCTCAAGAACCTCGCAAGAAACTCAAACGCCTCCTCCTCATGCATCCAAACCCGATCCGTGACCTACATGCCCCGACCCGGCGATGGATCCCCACGCGCAGTGACCCTAATCCCCGGCGACGGGATCGGTCCCCTCGTGACCAACGCCGTCGAGCAGGTGATGGAGGCGATGCACGCGCCGATCTACTTCGAGAAGTACGACGTCCACGGGGAGATGAGCCGCGTGCCCGCGGAGGTGATGGAGTCGATAAGGAAGAACAAGGTGTGCTTGAAAGGCGGGCTCAAGACTCCCGTCGGAGGCGGTGTGAGCTCGCTGAACGTGCAGCTGAGGAAGGAGCTTGATCTGTTCGCGTCGCTTGTTAACTGCTTTAACTTGCCTGGGTTGCCGACGAAGCATGAGAACGTTGACATCGTTGTGATTAGGGAGAATACTGAGGGGGAGTATGCGGGGCTTGAGCATGAGGTTGTTCCTGGTGTCGTTGAGAGTCTTAAG GTGATTACGAAGTTTTGTTCGGAGCGTATAGCGAAGTATGCGTTTGAGTATGCGTACCTGAACAACAGGAAGAAAGTGACGGCAGTGCACAAGGCTAACATCATGAAACTTGCTGATGGTTTGTTCTTGGAGTCATGTCGAGAGGTCGCTAAAAAGTATCCAGGGATAACTTACAATGAGATCATTGTTGACAACTGCTGTATGCAACTTGTAGCCAAACCAGAGCAGTTCGACGTCATG GTGACACCTAATCTGTATGGTAATTTAGTTGCAAACACTGCTGCTGGTATTGCTGGAGGCACTGGAGTCATGCCTGGAG GAAACGTAGGGGCAGACCATGCGGTATTTGAGCAAGGTGCATCAGCAGGAAACGTGGGGAAAGACAAGATAGTACGAGAAAACAAAGCGAACCCAGTGGCGCTGCTTCTCTCATCAGCCATGATGCTAAGACACCTTCAGTTTCCTTCGTTTGCTGACCGGCTCGAAACAGCAGTGAAAAGAGTCATCTCCGAAGGAAATTGCCGGACTAAAGATCTTGGTGGACAAAGCACTACTCAGCAGGTGGTTGATGCCGTCATTGCAAATCTTGAGTGA
- the LOC106341883 gene encoding microtubule-associated protein TORTIFOLIA1-like translates to MMEGALQSVKAFLSALASQLRSLIKDQIDSTTANINQVRESMTEALVLWERFYQRIERIEEVLSKISSDVQLGTEKNVEERSESFQTMEVVLPCRRENNDEEEESEVDDLNSAMGSSNRIQLDSIFQRHGKVRSCRRGCRYIQINESL, encoded by the exons ATGATGGAAGGAGCATTGCAAAGTGTGAAGGCCTTCTTGAGTGCATTGGCATCACAATTAAGAAGTTTGATCAAGGACCAAATAGATTCCACTACTGCCAAT ATAAACCAAGTTAGAGAAAGTATGACAGAGGCGCTGGTTTTATGGGAAAGGTTTTATCAAAGGATTGAAAGGATTGAAGAGGTGTTGTCAAAGATTTCATCTGATGTTCAGCTTGGAACAGAGAAGAACGTGGAGGAAAGGTCTGAATCTTTCCAAACCATGGAAGTAGTGTTGCCTTGTAGACGTGAAAACAATGATGAGGAGGAAGAATCAGAAGTCGATGATCTCAACAGTGCCATGGGATCTTCAAACCGCATCCAATTAGATTCCATTTTCCAAAGACACGGCAAAGTACGAAGTTGCCGGCGAGGTTGTCGATATATCCAAATAAACGAGAGCTTATAA
- the LOC106342268 gene encoding glycerol-3-phosphate acyltransferase 3-like: MSSTAGKMVTSRSELELDHPNIEDYLPSGSSINEPRGKLRLRDLLDISPTLTEAAGAIVDDSFTRCFKSNPPEPWNWNIYLFPLWCCGVVVRYCLLFPLRCITLAFGWFIFLSTFIPVHSLLKGQDRLRKKIERVLVEMICSFFVASWTGVVRYHGPRPSIRPKQVYVANHTSMIDFIVLEQMTAFAVIMQKHPGWVGLLQSTILESVGCIWFNRSEAKDREIVARKLRNHVQGTDNNPLLIFPEGTCVNNNYTVMFKKGAFELDCTVCPIAIKYNKIFVDAFWNSRKQSFTMHLLQLMTSWAVVCEVWYLEPQTIRPGETAIEFAERVRDMISHRAGLKKVPWDGYLKYSRPSSKHSERKQQSFAESILARLEVK, encoded by the exons ATGAGCAGTACAGCAGGGAAGATGGTGACTTCAAGATCCGAGCTTGAATTGGATCACCCCAACATCGAAGATTACCTTCCTTCCGGCTCCTCCATCAACGAGCCTCGTGGCAAGCTCCGCCT GCGTGATTTGCTAGACATTTCTCCAACGCTCACTGAAGCTGCTGGTGCCATTGTTGAT GACTCATTCACTCGGTGTTTTAAGTCGAACCCTCCAGAGCCTTGGAACTGGAACATCTACTTGTTTCCTTTATGGTGCTGTGGTGTTGTTGTTAGATACTGTCTTCTCTTTCCCTTGAG GTGCATCACTTTAGCTTTTGGATGGTTTATTTTCCTTTCAACGTTTATCCCTGTACACTCTCTCCTGAAAGGTCAGGACAGGCTGAGGAAAAAGATTGAG AGAGTCTTGGTGGAGATGATATGCAGCTTCTTTGTGGCCTCATGGACAGGAGTTGTTAGATACCACGGGCCACGGCCTAGCATCCGTCCTAAGCAG GTCTATGTTGCCAACCATACTTCGATGATTGACTTCATCGTCTTGGAGCAGATGACTGCTTTTGCTGTTATAATGCAGAAGCATCCTGGTTGGGTTG GGCTTCTGCAAAGCACAATATTAGAGAGTGTTGGATGTATTTGGTTCAATCGTTCCGAGGCTAAGGATCGTGAGATTGTAGCAAGAAA GTTAAGGAACCATGTTCAAGGAACTGACAATAACCCTCTTCTCATATTTCCTGAAGGGACTTGTGTAAATAATAATTACACTGTGATGTTTAAGAAG GGTGCTTTTGAATTGGACTGCACTGTTTGTCCAATCGCCATTAAATACAATAAGATCTTTGTTGACGCCTTCTGGAACAGCAGAAA ACAATCATTCACTATGCATTTACTGCAACTCATGACATCGTGGGCTGTGGTGTGTGAGGTGTGGTACTTGGAACCCCAAACAATAAGGCCTGGTGAAACAGCAATTGAGTTTGCAGAGAG GGTCAGAGACATGATATCTCATAGGGCAGGTCTCAAAAAGGTTCCTTGGGATGGATACTTGAAGTATTCGAGGCCAAGTTCCAAGCATAGCGAACGCAA GCAACAGAGTTTTGCAGAGTCGATCCTGGCTAGATTGGAAGTCAAGTGA